The following are encoded in a window of Oncorhynchus mykiss isolate Arlee chromosome 11, USDA_OmykA_1.1, whole genome shotgun sequence genomic DNA:
- the LOC110535896 gene encoding uncharacterized protein C22orf15 isoform X1, producing MYSTDHVDLMDRTGELVNLSVKEKSMEQASSLMKERHSYVLIRICRGDGTEGQKYVPLLNDLDKSHPELAEVLKKLSNPCKEQKKKGGPSRKGSVNQIRRKPTAGNKKSHPGRLKDMKKGEEEG from the exons ATGTACTCTACAGACCATGTGGACCTGATGGACAGGACAGGGGAGCTGGTGAACCTGAGTGTAAAGGAGAAGAGCATGGAGCAGGCCAGCAGTCTGATGAAGGAGAGGCACAGCTACGTTCTCATACGCATCTGCA GAGGTGATGGGACTGAAGGGCAGAAGTACGTGCCACTCCTAAATGACCTTGACAAGAGCCATCCCGAGTTAGCAG AGGTCCTAAAGAAGCTGTCCAACCCATGTAAGGAGCAGAAAAAAAAGGGTGGTCCCTCAAGGAAAGGTTCTGTCAATCAGATCCGGCGCAAGCCCACTGCTGGAAACAAGAAGAGCCATCCTGGAAGACTTAAAGATatgaagaaaggagaggaggaaggctga
- the LOC110535896 gene encoding uncharacterized protein C22orf15 isoform X2: MDRTGELVNLSVKEKSMEQASSLMKERHSYVLIRICRGDGTEGQKYVPLLNDLDKSHPELAEVLKKLSNPCKEQKKKGGPSRKGSVNQIRRKPTAGNKKSHPGRLKDMKKGEEEG; encoded by the exons ATGGACAGGACAGGGGAGCTGGTGAACCTGAGTGTAAAGGAGAAGAGCATGGAGCAGGCCAGCAGTCTGATGAAGGAGAGGCACAGCTACGTTCTCATACGCATCTGCA GAGGTGATGGGACTGAAGGGCAGAAGTACGTGCCACTCCTAAATGACCTTGACAAGAGCCATCCCGAGTTAGCAG AGGTCCTAAAGAAGCTGTCCAACCCATGTAAGGAGCAGAAAAAAAAGGGTGGTCCCTCAAGGAAAGGTTCTGTCAATCAGATCCGGCGCAAGCCCACTGCTGGAAACAAGAAGAGCCATCCTGGAAGACTTAAAGATatgaagaaaggagaggaggaaggctga